The following are encoded in a window of Heliangelus exortis chromosome 9, bHelExo1.hap1, whole genome shotgun sequence genomic DNA:
- the EIF4G1 gene encoding eukaryotic translation initiation factor 4 gamma 1 isoform X7: protein MNKAPQPTGGAPTTPHPAPSPGLPQPTFPPGQTAPVVFNPAPTSQMNTPSQPRQHFYQNRAQPPASASRVQSNTTARPGPPAHVYPAASQVMMIPSQISYTPSQGAYYIPGQGRSTYVVPTQQYPVQPGAPSFYPGASPTEFGTYAGAYYPAQGVQQFPAGVPTAQVIVSQQPPIPPKRERKTIRIRDPNQGGKDITEEIMSGARTSSTPTPPQAGSSLEPQANGETPHVAVIVRPDDRPKPALVVSKPVSLEPSKSASPSPPPPLIPEVEPVVLSPVTLVPMEPPVDADTKAELGEAPPDPNKTFSAITTVPGAVDLPLVPAPDMDTVAVEEEEEVAIPLPEPTQQAPVCPEVPLVPIVPSMPAVPPVPAAPSPPPPPVIPQAPEAPAKPASPSPPPPREEPCPEPAAEANGVLEEVPEAVPEVPVCQPVPVPAPAPMPALDSPIAQPEELPLPNGVEGAGKVEPSEEQPESDISPISEPEEPAQPGTPASPPAEEEEEEESEGPGEATERSSSPAPAPSQTSEATAQVAMSVPKKKRRMKELNKKEAVGDLLDAFKESQISDSASETENKPPASPPAREAEDVAPPRPQEESEETWEEKEDKLAPEKGKAADQKYRYKEEQWKPLNPEEKKRYDREFLLGFQFIFASMQKPEGLPQITDVVLDKANKTPLRALDPIRFSGMNCSPDFTPSFANLGRPVMGNRGLPSGLGPRRSQQSQRKEPRKIIATVSLNEDVKLNKAEKAWKPSSKRASEEEDPENIKTQELLRRVRSILNKLTPQMFQQLMKQVMELSIDTEERLKGVIDLVFEKAISEPNFSVAYANMCRCLMGLKVPTTDKPTVTVNFRKLLLNRCQKEFEKDKDDDEIFEKRQKEMDDASAPEEKARMKDELEEARDKARRRSLGNIKFIGELFKLKMLTEAIMHDCVVKLLKNHDEESLECLCRLLTTIGKDLDFEKAKPRMDQYFNQMEKIIKEKKTSSRIRFMLQDVIDLRRSSWVPRRGDQGPKTIDQIHKEAEMEEHREHIKVQQLMSKDKRRGPPGPSSSGRGSLVADDGWNTVPISKGNRPIDTSRLTKITKPGSIDSNNQLFAPGGRLSWGKGSSGGSGAKPADSASDSGRPATSTLNRFSALQQSTPAESLESRRVVQRSSSSRDRSEKAGERGDRESRSEKSSDRLERPDRGERAERNRSALTKRSFSKETEDRSREREKQGGPEAVRKAASMTEERDRDRSREPIKQEPAPPAASTKPMLSEEELEKKSKAIIEEYLHINDMKEALQCVQELGSPSSLYIFVQNGIESTLERSTISREHMGVLLCQLVKAGTLSKEQYYKGLREILEIAEDMEIDIPHIWLYLAELITPILQEEGIPMEELFREITKPLVPIGKAPTLLVEVLGLLCKGMGQKTVGKLWRDGGLSWKEFLPEDQDVNKFVTEQKLEYTVGDSSDTPSRKELTSEELCKQMDKLLKENPNNQRIHDWIEANLSEEQVSSNTFIRALMTSVCHSAIVFENPYRVDALVIRNQAKLLQKYLRDEQKELQALYALQALVVKLDQPPNLLRMFFDALYDEDVIKEEAFYKWESSKDLAEQQGKGVALKSVTAFFTWLRDAEDESDNN from the exons GGTGATGATGATACCCTCCCAGATATCCTACACACCTTCCCAAGGAGCCTATTACATTCCCGGACAG GGCCGCTCCACATACGTTGTCCCGACCCAGCAGTACCCGGTCCAGCCTGGTGCCCCTAGTTTTTACCCTGGAGCCAGCCCCACAGAGTTTGGGACTTACG CGGGTGCTTATTACCCAGCGCAGGGGGTGCAGCAGTTCCCGGCGGGGGTCCCCACCGCCCAAGTCATTGTGAGCCAGCAGCCGCCGATCCCCCCGAAACGAGAGCGGAAGACG ATCCGGATACGAGACCCCAACCAAGGCGGCAAAGACATCACTGAAGAAATCATGTCAGGAGCAAGGACCTcatccacccccacccctccacaG GCTGGAAGCAGTTTGGAGCCCCAGGCCAACGGAGAGACCCCCCATGTAGCAGTTATTGTCCGGCCAG ATGACCGCCCAAAGCCTGCGCTGGTGGTGAGCAAGCCTGTCTCCCTGGAGCCCAGCAAGTCAGCGTCCCCGTCACCTCCCCCTCCACTCATTCCTGAGGTGGAGCCTGTGGTGCTCTCACCTGTGACGCTGGTGCCAATGGAGCCCCCCGTGGACGCGGACACTAAAGCGGAGCTGGGCGAGGCGCCGCCCGACCCCAACAAGACGTTTAGCGCCATCACTACAGTGCCAGGGGCTGTGGACCTGCCCCTTGTGCCCGCACCCGATATGGACACAGTGGCcgtggaggaggaggaggaggttgcCATTCCCCTCCCAGAGCCCACCCAACAGGCGCCTGTGTGCCCAGAGGTGCCACTGGTGCCCATTGTCCCCTCGATGCCAGCCGTGCCCCCAGTGCCGGCTGCACCGTCGCCGCCACCACCACCGGTCATACCACAGGCCCCTGAAGCACCCGCCAAACCcgcctcccccagccctccacCACCCCGGGAAGAGCCCTGCCCTGAGCCCGCCGCTGAGGCCAACGGGGTCTTAGAAGAGGTGCCTGAGGCGGTCCCTGAGGTGCCTGTGTGCCAGCCGGTGCCGGTGCCTGCACCAGCACCCATGCCTGCCCTGGACTCCCCCATCGCCCAGCCCGAAGAGCTGCCCCTGCCCAATGGGGTGGAGGGTGCTGGCAAAGTGGAGCCGAGCGAGGAGCAGCCTGAGTCAGACATCAGCCCTATCTCAGAGCCCGAGGAGCCGGCCCAGCCTGGCACCCCTGCATCTCctccagcagaggaagaggaggaggaggagagcgaaggccctggtgaggccacagagCGGAGCTCAagcccagcccctgccccttcGCAGACCTCGGAGGCGACTGCGCAAG TCGCCATGTCAGTGCCAAAGAAGAAGCGAAGGATGAAGGAGCTGAACAAGAAGGAGGCAGTAGGCGATTTGCTGGATGCCTTTAAAGAG TCTCAGATCAGTGACAGTGCCTCGGAGACAGAGAACAAGCCTCCTGCATCTCCACCTGCCCGTGAAGCAGAGGACGTAGCCCCACCCCGTCCACAGGAGGAGTCAGAGGAGAcgtgggaggagaaggaggacaAGCTGGccccagagaagggcaaagcTGCTGACCAGAAGTACCGCTACAAGGAAG AGCAATGGAAGCCACTGAACCCTGAGGAGAAAAAGCGATATGACCGGGAGTTTTTGCTGGGCTTCCAATTCATCTTTGCCAGCATGCAGAAACCAGAGGGACTGCCGCAGATCACGGATGTGGTGCTGGACAAG GCCAACAAGACCCCACTGCGGGCGCTTGACCCTATCCGCTTCAGTGGCATGAACTGCAGCCCTGACTTCACCCCCTCCTTTGCCAACCTTGGCCGGCCAGTCATGGGCAACCGGGGACTG CCCTCGGGATTGGGTCCACGTcgctcccagcagagccagaggaagGAACCTCGCAAAATCATTGCCACTGTGTCCCTCAATGAGGACGTCAAGCTGAACAAGGCTGAGAAGGCCTGGAAACCCAGCAGCAAGCGTGCCTCTGAGGAGGAGGATCCTGAGAACATCAAGACGCAG GAACTGCTCCGCCGCGTTCGCAGCATCCTCAACAAACTGACGCCCCAGATGTTCCAGCAACTGATGAAGCAGGTGATGGAGTTGTCCATCGACACGGAGGAGCGGCTCAAGGGTGTCATCGACCTCGTCTTCGAGAAGGCCATCTCGGAGCCAAACTTCTCTGTTGCCTATGCTAACATGTGCCGTTGCCTTATGGGG ctcaaAGTGCCCACAACAGACAAGCCCACGGTGACTGTGAACTTCCGCAAGCTGCTGCTCAACCGCTGCCAGAAGGAGTTTGAGAAGGACAAGGATGATGACGAGATCTTTGAAAAGCGGCAGAAGGAGATGGATGATGCCAGTGCT cctgAGGAGAAGGCACGCATGAAGGATGAGCTGGAGGAGGCACGGGATAAGGCCCGCCGGCGATCCCTGGGCAATATCAAGTTCATTGGAGAGCTCTTTAAACTGAAGATGTTGACAGAGGCCATAATGCATGACTGTGTGGTAAAGTTGCTCAAAAATCATGATGAGGAGTCTCTTGAGTGCCTTTGCCGCCTGCTTACCACCATTGGCAAGGACTTGGACTTTGAGAAAGCCAAG CCCAGGATGGACCAGTACTTCAACCAGATGGAGAAAATCATCAAAGAGAAGAAGACATCATCCCGAATCCGTTTCATGCTGCAGGATGTGATAGACCTCAGGCGG agtAGCTGGGTGCCGCGACGAGGAGACCAGGGCCCCAAAACGATAGACCAGATCCACAAAGAAGCAGAGATGGAGGAGCATCGGGAGCACATCAAAGTGCAACAGCTCATGTCAAAGGACAAGAGGAGAGGACCCCCAGGGCCATCCTCCAGTG GGCGTGGGAGCCTGGTTGCAGACGATGGGTGGAACACAGTGCCCATCAGCAAGGGCAACCGGCCCATTGACACCAGCCGGCTAACAAAGATCACCAAG CCTGGATCCATCGACTCCAACAACCAGCTCTTTGCACCGGGTGGGCGGCTGAGCTGGGGCAAAGGCAGCAGTGGAGGGTCTGGCGCAAAGCCTGCAGATTCAG CATCTGATTCAGGGCGACCAGCCACAAGCACCTTGAACCGCTTCTCAGCGCTCCAGCAGTCGACCCCTGCTGAGAGCCTGGAGTCACGCCGTGTGGTGCAGAG gagcagctccagccgTGACAGGTCAGAGaaggctggggagagaggggacCGGGAGTCACGTTCAGAGAAGAGCAGCGACCGCCTGGAGCGTCCTGACCGGGGAGAGAGGGCAGAAAGAAACAGGTCTGCCCTCACCAAGAGAAGCTTCAGTAAAGAGACAGAGGACAGGAGCCGAGAACGGGAGAAGCAGGGTGGCCCCGAGGCTGTGCGCAAGGCTGCTAGCATGACGGAGGAACGGGACCGGGACCGGAGCAGAGAGCCCA TTAAGCAAGagccagcacctcctgcagctTCCACTAAGCCCATGTTGTCAGAagaagagctggagaagaaatcAAAGGCGATCATAGAGGAATACCTTCACATCAATGACATGAAG GAGGCCCTGCAGTGtgtgcaggagctgggcagcccCTCCTCGCTCTACATCTTTGTTCAGAATGGCATTGAGTCCACACTGGAGAGGAGCACCATCTCCCGCGAGCACATGGGTgtcctgctgtgccagctggTGAAGGCAGGCACGCTGTCCAAGGAGCAGTACTACAaagg GCTGCGGGAGATCCTGGAGATTGCCGAAGACATGGAGATTGACATCCCACACATCTGGCTGTACCTGGCCGAGCTCATCACCCCTATCCTGCAGGAGGAAGGTATCCCCATGGAGGAGCTATTCAG GGAGATAACAAAGCCCCTGGTGCCCATTGGGAAGGCCCCCACTCTGCTGGTTGAGGTGCTGGGCTTGCTGTGCAAGGGCATG GGCCAGAAGACTGTTGGCAAGCTGTGGCGGGATGGGGGCCTCAGCTGGAAGGAATTCCTGCCTGAGGACCAGGATGTCAATAAATTTGTCACAGAGCAG AAATTGGAATATACAGTGGGGGACAGTTCAGACACGCCGAGCCGCAAGGAGCTGACGTCAGAGGAGCTGTGCAAGCAAATGGACAAACTGCTGAAGGAGaacccaaacaaccaaagaATACACGACTGGATAGAG gcCAACCTGAGTGAGGAGCAGGTCTCATCCAACACATTTATCAGGGCCCTGATGACATCTGTGTGCCACTCGGCCATTGTCT TTGAAAACCCCTACCGTGTGGACGCCCTGGTGATCCGCAACCAAGccaagctgctgcagaaatacCTGCGGGATGAACAGAAGGAGCTCCAGGCACTCTACGCCTTGCAAGCCTTGGTGGTGAAGTTAGACCAACCTCCCA ACCTGCTGCGGATGTTCTTTGATGCCCTCTACGACGAGGATGTCATCAAGGAGGAGGCTTTCTACAAGTGGGAGTCCAGCAAAGacctggctgagcagcagggcAAAGGCGTGGCTCTCAAATCCGTGACGGCCTTTTTCACCTGGCTCCGGGACGCCGAGGACGAGTCGGACAACAACTGA
- the EIF4G1 gene encoding eukaryotic translation initiation factor 4 gamma 1 isoform X6, which translates to MSGARTSSTPTPPQAGSSLEPQANGETPHVAVIVRPDDRPKPALVVSKPVSLEPSKSASPSPPPPLIPEVEPVVLSPVTLVPMEPPVDADTKAELGEAPPDPNKTFSAITTVPGAVDLPLVPAPDMDTVAVEEEEEVAIPLPEPTQQAPVCPEVPLVPIVPSMPAVPPVPAAPSPPPPPVIPQAPEAPAKPASPSPPPPREEPCPEPAAEANGVLEEVPEAVPEVPVCQPVPVPAPAPMPALDSPIAQPEELPLPNGVEGAGKVEPSEEQPESDISPISEPEEPAQPGTPASPPAEEEEEEESEGPGEATERSSSPAPAPSQTSEATAQVAMSVPKKKRRMKELNKKEAVGDLLDAFKESQISDSASETENKPPASPPAREAEDVAPPRPQEESEETWEEKEDKLAPEKGKAADQKYRYKEEQWKPLNPEEKKRYDREFLLGFQFIFASMQKPEGLPQITDVVLDKANKTPLRALDPIRFSGMNCSPDFTPSFANLGRPVMGNRGLPSGLGPRRSQQSQRKEPRKIIATVSLNEDVKLNKAEKAWKPSSKRASEEEDPENIKTQELLRRVRSILNKLTPQMFQQLMKQVMELSIDTEERLKGVIDLVFEKAISEPNFSVAYANMCRCLMGLKVPTTDKPTVTVNFRKLLLNRCQKEFEKDKDDDEIFEKRQKEMDDASAPEEKARMKDELEEARDKARRRSLGNIKFIGELFKLKMLTEAIMHDCVVKLLKNHDEESLECLCRLLTTIGKDLDFEKAKPRMDQYFNQMEKIIKEKKTSSRIRFMLQDVIDLRRSSWVPRRGDQGPKTIDQIHKEAEMEEHREHIKVQQLMSKDKRRGPPGPSSSGRGSLVADDGWNTVPISKGNRPIDTSRLTKITKPGSIDSNNQLFAPGGRLSWGKGSSGGSGAKPADSASDSGRPATSTLNRFSALQQSTPAESLESRRVVQRSSSSRDRSEKAGERGDRESRSEKSSDRLERPDRGERAERNRSALTKRSFSKETEDRSREREKQGGPEAVRKAASMTEERDRDRSREPIKQEPAPPAASTKPMLSEEELEKKSKAIIEEYLHINDMKEALQCVQELGSPSSLYIFVQNGIESTLERSTISREHMGVLLCQLVKAGTLSKEQYYKGLREILEIAEDMEIDIPHIWLYLAELITPILQEEGIPMEELFREITKPLVPIGKAPTLLVEVLGLLCKGMGQKTVGKLWRDGGLSWKEFLPEDQDVNKFVTEQKLEYTVGDSSDTPSRKELTSEELCKQMDKLLKENPNNQRIHDWIEANLSEEQVSSNTFIRALMTSVCHSAIVFENPYRVDALVIRNQAKLLQKYLRDEQKELQALYALQALVVKLDQPPNLLRMFFDALYDEDVIKEEAFYKWESSKDLAEQQGKGVALKSVTAFFTWLRDAEDESDNN; encoded by the exons ATGTCAGGAGCAAGGACCTcatccacccccacccctccacaG GCTGGAAGCAGTTTGGAGCCCCAGGCCAACGGAGAGACCCCCCATGTAGCAGTTATTGTCCGGCCAG ATGACCGCCCAAAGCCTGCGCTGGTGGTGAGCAAGCCTGTCTCCCTGGAGCCCAGCAAGTCAGCGTCCCCGTCACCTCCCCCTCCACTCATTCCTGAGGTGGAGCCTGTGGTGCTCTCACCTGTGACGCTGGTGCCAATGGAGCCCCCCGTGGACGCGGACACTAAAGCGGAGCTGGGCGAGGCGCCGCCCGACCCCAACAAGACGTTTAGCGCCATCACTACAGTGCCAGGGGCTGTGGACCTGCCCCTTGTGCCCGCACCCGATATGGACACAGTGGCcgtggaggaggaggaggaggttgcCATTCCCCTCCCAGAGCCCACCCAACAGGCGCCTGTGTGCCCAGAGGTGCCACTGGTGCCCATTGTCCCCTCGATGCCAGCCGTGCCCCCAGTGCCGGCTGCACCGTCGCCGCCACCACCACCGGTCATACCACAGGCCCCTGAAGCACCCGCCAAACCcgcctcccccagccctccacCACCCCGGGAAGAGCCCTGCCCTGAGCCCGCCGCTGAGGCCAACGGGGTCTTAGAAGAGGTGCCTGAGGCGGTCCCTGAGGTGCCTGTGTGCCAGCCGGTGCCGGTGCCTGCACCAGCACCCATGCCTGCCCTGGACTCCCCCATCGCCCAGCCCGAAGAGCTGCCCCTGCCCAATGGGGTGGAGGGTGCTGGCAAAGTGGAGCCGAGCGAGGAGCAGCCTGAGTCAGACATCAGCCCTATCTCAGAGCCCGAGGAGCCGGCCCAGCCTGGCACCCCTGCATCTCctccagcagaggaagaggaggaggaggagagcgaaggccctggtgaggccacagagCGGAGCTCAagcccagcccctgccccttcGCAGACCTCGGAGGCGACTGCGCAAG TCGCCATGTCAGTGCCAAAGAAGAAGCGAAGGATGAAGGAGCTGAACAAGAAGGAGGCAGTAGGCGATTTGCTGGATGCCTTTAAAGAG TCTCAGATCAGTGACAGTGCCTCGGAGACAGAGAACAAGCCTCCTGCATCTCCACCTGCCCGTGAAGCAGAGGACGTAGCCCCACCCCGTCCACAGGAGGAGTCAGAGGAGAcgtgggaggagaaggaggacaAGCTGGccccagagaagggcaaagcTGCTGACCAGAAGTACCGCTACAAGGAAG AGCAATGGAAGCCACTGAACCCTGAGGAGAAAAAGCGATATGACCGGGAGTTTTTGCTGGGCTTCCAATTCATCTTTGCCAGCATGCAGAAACCAGAGGGACTGCCGCAGATCACGGATGTGGTGCTGGACAAG GCCAACAAGACCCCACTGCGGGCGCTTGACCCTATCCGCTTCAGTGGCATGAACTGCAGCCCTGACTTCACCCCCTCCTTTGCCAACCTTGGCCGGCCAGTCATGGGCAACCGGGGACTG CCCTCGGGATTGGGTCCACGTcgctcccagcagagccagaggaagGAACCTCGCAAAATCATTGCCACTGTGTCCCTCAATGAGGACGTCAAGCTGAACAAGGCTGAGAAGGCCTGGAAACCCAGCAGCAAGCGTGCCTCTGAGGAGGAGGATCCTGAGAACATCAAGACGCAG GAACTGCTCCGCCGCGTTCGCAGCATCCTCAACAAACTGACGCCCCAGATGTTCCAGCAACTGATGAAGCAGGTGATGGAGTTGTCCATCGACACGGAGGAGCGGCTCAAGGGTGTCATCGACCTCGTCTTCGAGAAGGCCATCTCGGAGCCAAACTTCTCTGTTGCCTATGCTAACATGTGCCGTTGCCTTATGGGG ctcaaAGTGCCCACAACAGACAAGCCCACGGTGACTGTGAACTTCCGCAAGCTGCTGCTCAACCGCTGCCAGAAGGAGTTTGAGAAGGACAAGGATGATGACGAGATCTTTGAAAAGCGGCAGAAGGAGATGGATGATGCCAGTGCT cctgAGGAGAAGGCACGCATGAAGGATGAGCTGGAGGAGGCACGGGATAAGGCCCGCCGGCGATCCCTGGGCAATATCAAGTTCATTGGAGAGCTCTTTAAACTGAAGATGTTGACAGAGGCCATAATGCATGACTGTGTGGTAAAGTTGCTCAAAAATCATGATGAGGAGTCTCTTGAGTGCCTTTGCCGCCTGCTTACCACCATTGGCAAGGACTTGGACTTTGAGAAAGCCAAG CCCAGGATGGACCAGTACTTCAACCAGATGGAGAAAATCATCAAAGAGAAGAAGACATCATCCCGAATCCGTTTCATGCTGCAGGATGTGATAGACCTCAGGCGG agtAGCTGGGTGCCGCGACGAGGAGACCAGGGCCCCAAAACGATAGACCAGATCCACAAAGAAGCAGAGATGGAGGAGCATCGGGAGCACATCAAAGTGCAACAGCTCATGTCAAAGGACAAGAGGAGAGGACCCCCAGGGCCATCCTCCAGTG GGCGTGGGAGCCTGGTTGCAGACGATGGGTGGAACACAGTGCCCATCAGCAAGGGCAACCGGCCCATTGACACCAGCCGGCTAACAAAGATCACCAAG CCTGGATCCATCGACTCCAACAACCAGCTCTTTGCACCGGGTGGGCGGCTGAGCTGGGGCAAAGGCAGCAGTGGAGGGTCTGGCGCAAAGCCTGCAGATTCAG CATCTGATTCAGGGCGACCAGCCACAAGCACCTTGAACCGCTTCTCAGCGCTCCAGCAGTCGACCCCTGCTGAGAGCCTGGAGTCACGCCGTGTGGTGCAGAG gagcagctccagccgTGACAGGTCAGAGaaggctggggagagaggggacCGGGAGTCACGTTCAGAGAAGAGCAGCGACCGCCTGGAGCGTCCTGACCGGGGAGAGAGGGCAGAAAGAAACAGGTCTGCCCTCACCAAGAGAAGCTTCAGTAAAGAGACAGAGGACAGGAGCCGAGAACGGGAGAAGCAGGGTGGCCCCGAGGCTGTGCGCAAGGCTGCTAGCATGACGGAGGAACGGGACCGGGACCGGAGCAGAGAGCCCA TTAAGCAAGagccagcacctcctgcagctTCCACTAAGCCCATGTTGTCAGAagaagagctggagaagaaatcAAAGGCGATCATAGAGGAATACCTTCACATCAATGACATGAAG GAGGCCCTGCAGTGtgtgcaggagctgggcagcccCTCCTCGCTCTACATCTTTGTTCAGAATGGCATTGAGTCCACACTGGAGAGGAGCACCATCTCCCGCGAGCACATGGGTgtcctgctgtgccagctggTGAAGGCAGGCACGCTGTCCAAGGAGCAGTACTACAaagg GCTGCGGGAGATCCTGGAGATTGCCGAAGACATGGAGATTGACATCCCACACATCTGGCTGTACCTGGCCGAGCTCATCACCCCTATCCTGCAGGAGGAAGGTATCCCCATGGAGGAGCTATTCAG GGAGATAACAAAGCCCCTGGTGCCCATTGGGAAGGCCCCCACTCTGCTGGTTGAGGTGCTGGGCTTGCTGTGCAAGGGCATG GGCCAGAAGACTGTTGGCAAGCTGTGGCGGGATGGGGGCCTCAGCTGGAAGGAATTCCTGCCTGAGGACCAGGATGTCAATAAATTTGTCACAGAGCAG AAATTGGAATATACAGTGGGGGACAGTTCAGACACGCCGAGCCGCAAGGAGCTGACGTCAGAGGAGCTGTGCAAGCAAATGGACAAACTGCTGAAGGAGaacccaaacaaccaaagaATACACGACTGGATAGAG gcCAACCTGAGTGAGGAGCAGGTCTCATCCAACACATTTATCAGGGCCCTGATGACATCTGTGTGCCACTCGGCCATTGTCT TTGAAAACCCCTACCGTGTGGACGCCCTGGTGATCCGCAACCAAGccaagctgctgcagaaatacCTGCGGGATGAACAGAAGGAGCTCCAGGCACTCTACGCCTTGCAAGCCTTGGTGGTGAAGTTAGACCAACCTCCCA ACCTGCTGCGGATGTTCTTTGATGCCCTCTACGACGAGGATGTCATCAAGGAGGAGGCTTTCTACAAGTGGGAGTCCAGCAAAGacctggctgagcagcagggcAAAGGCGTGGCTCTCAAATCCGTGACGGCCTTTTTCACCTGGCTCCGGGACGCCGAGGACGAGTCGGACAACAACTGA